In Syntrophus gentianae, a genomic segment contains:
- the purN gene encoding phosphoribosylglycinamide formyltransferase gives MRRKLPIGVLVSGSGSNLQSIIDSIEQGRLDAEIKVVISNIHDAFALKRAQNHSIPTLVISHENFETREAFDEAIVRALKSNRIELVVMAGFMRIITHVLLDAYPGKIMNIHPALLPSFPGMHAQRQAVDYGAKFSGCTVHFVDSGVDSGPIIIQAVVPVLDDDTEETLSARILKEEHRIYPQAIQYFASGRIRLNNRRVMIAEGQCEMSTALHNPGLSGF, from the coding sequence ATGAGAAGAAAACTGCCCATCGGTGTTCTTGTTTCAGGAAGTGGTTCCAACCTGCAATCCATCATCGATTCTATTGAGCAGGGCCGTCTTGATGCCGAAATTAAAGTCGTCATCAGCAACATTCATGATGCCTTTGCCTTGAAACGTGCTCAGAATCACTCCATCCCAACTCTCGTCATATCTCACGAGAATTTTGAAACGAGAGAAGCCTTTGATGAGGCAATTGTCCGGGCCTTAAAATCAAACAGGATTGAACTCGTCGTTATGGCCGGCTTTATGCGTATTATCACCCATGTCTTACTTGACGCCTATCCGGGAAAAATTATGAATATCCACCCGGCCCTTCTCCCTTCATTTCCTGGAATGCATGCACAACGTCAGGCAGTCGATTATGGAGCAAAATTTTCCGGCTGTACCGTCCATTTCGTGGACTCTGGCGTTGACTCCGGTCCGATCATCATCCAGGCAGTGGTTCCCGTTCTTGATGATGATACCGAAGAGACTCTTTCTGCAAGAATATTAAAAGAAGAACACCGAATCTATCCCCAGGCCATCCAGTATTTCGCCTCAGGAAGAATTAGACTTAACAACCGCAGGGTCATGATCGCTGAGGGACAGTGTGAGATGTCCACTGCCCTTCATAACCCCGGTCTGTCAGGTTTTTAA
- the purM gene encoding phosphoribosylformylglycinamidine cyclo-ligase, translating into MDEKASYKDAGVDIDQANLFIKRILPLIKLTSRKEVMNSIGGFGGLFHLDLKKIKDPVLVASTDGVGTKIKIAQMMNKHDTVGIDLVAMSVNDIVVQGAEPLFFLDYIAIGHMDVERNVQLIEGVVAGCQEAGCSLIGGETAEMPGIYAKDEYDLAGFCIGVVENGKIIDGSDIHVGDLVIGIASNGIHSNGYSLVRNVLFEKAGLNVLDHLEGIENSLGEELLRPTRIYVKPILNLIKNFNVKGIVHITGGGFFDNIPRIVPRQCCTAIKKASWPVPPIFNRIQEIGNIEEDEMFRVFNMGIGMMLVVSEKEAGDIMERLNMLGEKAYIIGSIEKAAPEQSSVSLI; encoded by the coding sequence ATGGACGAAAAGGCATCATACAAGGATGCGGGTGTTGACATTGATCAAGCAAATCTTTTTATAAAAAGGATTCTTCCTCTTATCAAGTTGACCTCCAGAAAAGAGGTTATGAACAGTATCGGAGGATTTGGCGGACTTTTTCATCTTGACTTAAAAAAAATTAAAGATCCCGTGCTGGTCGCATCAACGGACGGTGTGGGGACAAAGATCAAGATTGCCCAGATGATGAACAAACACGATACAGTCGGCATCGATCTGGTCGCCATGTCTGTTAACGATATCGTCGTTCAGGGCGCCGAACCCCTTTTCTTCCTGGATTATATCGCTATCGGCCATATGGATGTCGAGCGCAATGTGCAACTGATTGAAGGCGTCGTGGCGGGTTGCCAGGAAGCGGGGTGTTCCCTCATCGGTGGCGAAACAGCCGAAATGCCTGGAATTTATGCGAAAGATGAATACGATCTCGCCGGCTTCTGTATCGGCGTTGTCGAAAATGGCAAGATTATTGATGGGTCGGACATTCATGTCGGCGATCTCGTCATAGGAATTGCCTCAAATGGGATTCACAGCAACGGTTATTCCCTCGTTCGGAACGTCTTATTTGAAAAGGCTGGATTGAATGTTCTTGACCACCTGGAAGGGATCGAGAATTCCCTCGGAGAAGAACTCCTTCGACCCACTCGAATTTACGTCAAACCCATTTTAAATTTAATCAAGAATTTCAATGTAAAGGGAATTGTTCATATAACCGGCGGCGGTTTTTTTGACAACATACCCAGGATTGTTCCTCGCCAGTGCTGTACCGCTATCAAAAAGGCCAGCTGGCCGGTCCCGCCAATTTTCAACAGAATTCAGGAGATCGGCAATATTGAAGAGGATGAAATGTTTCGAGTCTTTAATATGGGCATAGGGATGATGCTCGTTGTCTCCGAAAAGGAAGCTGGAGACATCATGGAGCGCCTTAATATGTTGGGAGAAAAAGCCTATATTATTGGTTCTATTGAAAAAGCCGCACCTGAACAATCATCCGTTTCCCTCATATAG